In Pseudobacter ginsenosidimutans, the following are encoded in one genomic region:
- a CDS encoding HlyD family secretion protein gives MEQPNKPEKKKSPVRLIVIAAVLVVVAIFGYRKIMFALHHESTDNAQVETQLVPVLPRVPGYVKSIAVNDYDSVKAGQLVVELDDADIQAQLLQLNADYAAAVADLQNAKAALNNALISLRVNKGNISINQVKLEKAQKDLQRNQNLYAENAITYKQLEDSKYDYETLVKTTDNSHNDLAGAESRIGILEAAVTKAAATIDVKKALIEQEKLKLSYTKIYAPQAGKIGRKNISLGQYVQAGAPLFTVVNDTTYWIVANFKENQIKKLHPGMPVDIEVDAYPDMKIKGSVESLSDATGARFALLPPDNASGNFVKVTQRVPVKIAITDCDKYREVLRAGLSVFVSVPLN, from the coding sequence ATGGAACAACCGAACAAACCTGAAAAAAAGAAATCACCTGTGCGATTGATCGTTATCGCAGCAGTGCTGGTGGTGGTGGCCATCTTCGGCTACAGGAAGATCATGTTTGCGCTGCATCATGAGAGTACCGATAACGCTCAGGTGGAAACACAACTGGTACCTGTACTTCCAAGAGTGCCGGGGTATGTGAAGAGCATCGCTGTAAATGATTACGATTCCGTAAAGGCAGGACAACTGGTAGTGGAGCTGGATGATGCCGATATCCAGGCGCAACTGTTACAACTCAATGCTGATTATGCAGCGGCAGTGGCCGATCTCCAGAATGCAAAAGCTGCACTCAACAATGCGCTCATTTCACTCCGCGTGAATAAAGGCAATATCTCCATCAACCAGGTGAAGCTTGAGAAAGCGCAGAAAGACCTCCAGCGTAATCAGAATCTCTATGCCGAGAATGCCATCACTTACAAGCAACTTGAAGACAGCAAGTATGATTACGAAACCCTGGTGAAAACAACTGATAACAGTCACAATGATCTCGCCGGTGCTGAAAGCCGGATCGGTATCCTGGAAGCGGCTGTAACAAAAGCTGCGGCCACCATCGATGTGAAGAAGGCCCTCATCGAACAGGAAAAACTCAAACTGAGCTATACGAAGATCTATGCACCGCAGGCCGGAAAGATCGGCAGGAAGAATATCTCCCTTGGACAATATGTACAGGCAGGCGCTCCACTTTTCACGGTGGTGAATGATACAACTTACTGGATCGTGGCCAACTTCAAAGAGAACCAGATCAAGAAGCTTCATCCCGGAATGCCCGTAGATATTGAAGTTGACGCGTATCCCGATATGAAGATCAAAGGTTCTGTTGAAAGTCTCAGTGATGCAACAGGCGCGCGTTTCGCGCTGCTGCCTCCGGACAATGCCAGCGGCAACTTCGTGAAAGTAACGCAGCGCGTTCCCGTGAAGATCGCTAT